A region of the Aethina tumida isolate Nest 87 chromosome 3, icAetTumi1.1, whole genome shotgun sequence genome:
aatattgctaGAAAATATTGTGGAAAAAATACGTCATCGACCGCAAACACTATAAAACTGAAACACGGCAGTTGGACAATTTCGTTCCATCAGAAAAAGTGTCAAGTGTGTGAATAACGGTGAGtggatttgttatttaattttcgccCTAAACCTGGACAATTTTCAGGCGAAAAATGTTACCCATTATCGTGGCGCTGGTGATAGTTGCGACTTTTGCGCTGGATTTTTTTTGGAACTGGGCACACAGAAAACAGTACAAGGCCTTTTACAGCACCCCAACCCCCATGTTTTATCTACCCATCATCGGGAATCTGATGTACTTTAACGGAAGTAAGGTTTATTCGgccaattaagttttttaaagttaataaatgtcAATTTCAGGTATTCTGGAGGCGCTGAACATGATTTGCGAGCGCTACGGAAAGAGCACGCTGGTTTATTTGCCTAGGAGGGTTTATGTCACTTCGAAACCGGAGGAAATTAAAGTCATACTGAACAGTCCCTTCTCTTTGGACAAGTTAAACGAATATGGGCTTCTGAAGGAGCTACAGGGCGACAAAACTTTATTTAGGTCCCAAggtatttttcagaatttgatattttaaaaatttaaataatagattatttattgaatttaaaatatggaataaGGAAAGTAtggaaattacaaaataatataaaattttaaacattaaagaaaaatcatgaaaattatttattatataacattttaattcaattattttctaaattattggaaaaatattatttacaataatatttacagcattttcaaattaatcaaattatgtaaatatgttatgtgaaaatttttatttccagttCACACATGgaaaaaaatacgaaaaatCCTATCGAAACTCTTCGTCCCAATGAACATCAACAACAGCACAAGCACATTCTATGAATACACGACCCGCCTCCTCGACAAATTCAGAACACCCGATTACAAAAACAAAGTCGAAGCAATTTTTGAAGAACTATCCTTCGATGTTTTTTGCAGTAATTAGTAcccattaaattttcatccCTGCACTTACCATcgtgtattttttttagaatcgATGTTGGGATTAGAGGTGAAAGGCGATGACAAGCCGGAGTTTTTGTCCGCTCTATCAGAGTGAGTGAAATTGGTCGTTTTATTGTACGATAtcgattattttgttgtattacaGAGTTCAAAAAATAGCGGTTGACAGGTTTGGCAGCTTGTTACACGCCAACGACTATACTTTTAAGTTTTTCCCGGCGGCGAAGCGTGCTAAGGAACTGCAACAGCTCTGCTATTCGAATGTTactaaagtaatattaaaaaaaaaataattaattattaataactttacgTATTTTTTAGCTGACAAACGAGGCTTTGGCTTTAGAACcaggtaaattatttattcttgtttacagcataattttgatttaaaaattgcagAAAAACAGGGAAACCTACCTCTGCTCGACAACTTAAAGCTCATACCCAACGTTGAGGACAATTACACTCATAAGCACATAGAGGACGAGGTTTTATCCTTTATTTTTGCGGTAACAGTTTCCAACTCAATTTCACAATCGGcgttaaaactaattatccTTAATTAGGTAACTGCCACGACATCCTTTACAACAGCTTATACGTTGTGTCTCTTGGCTATCCACCCTAAATACCAAGTGAGTAACCGTTAAATGCCACGCTCAATTTAAACGCCTAATCCGTTTACAGGAGACAGTCTACGAGGAAGTCCTGGACATAATCGGCAAAACTAAAGAGATCGAGCCGGACCACGTCCGCAACTTGAACTACTTGGAGATGTGCATCAGCGAATCGCAGAGATTGTTGCCGATCGCCCCAATGGTCGGTCGTGAGACGACCGGCGATATAGATCTGGGCGATAAAATTATACCGGCGCAAACCGGCATCTCGATATCGATAATCAACTTGCACCGCGATCCGGACACTTATCCGGATCCGTTGGTTTACAATCCGGAACGGTTTTTGCCCGAAGAGATCGCCAAAAGGCACCAGTATTCGTTCATTCCTTTTTCGGGCGGGCCGAGGAATTGTATCggcaagtattttaatatatacataaaagtgtgttctaatttttgttgttttaggtAATAAATATGCGATGGTTCTGATGAAGGTGACAATTGCGAATATAATTAGGAATTTTAAGGTGACTaccaaatataaatcaattaacgacattaaattcaattccaGTATGACCATGACTCCCATTGAACCTTTGGATTTTACTTTTACCCCAAGAACATAAATAGActgcaataaaaattagaaaacttCATTCAATCATCCATTTTGTTGTATGGTTTCTATaatagttttagttttattttaaggatCTGtactattaaaatgtaaatggtttttcatttttgtttttttttatatcaaagttATGATAGAAACACTTAGTTTTTAGAAATTACAAAGTTTTttcaattagaaattttaaatcaaataaatttttgagattttaacccatcttatgtatttatatttgttacttATGAtctattatgaaaatataaaatattttagataggACTTTCTtatcttaaatatacaaatttttatattttagatacaacaaaaaattattataataattagcaatactaatattaaatatatcattatatatatatatatatatatatatatatatatatatatatatatatatatataaagttcATTGGAATTGtcacacattttaaattaaaaagttacagCTTAaacgtacattttttaaattcaagaaTAAATtactagtattaattaatgttttatataattatttaattttaatataaaataaatggtgtacataatataagaatataataattttgacaaaagaCAATCATACTCTGGTACTAAAATAGTttgcaatattattatataatttaaacgttttttgtggttaatattttctcagatttttaatcataaaattataccaTGTCTTAtggtctaaaattttaaacatttaattaatattttttattatcctttgttttaattgttgtttttattatataaaagtatttttaattatttccagcCCATTAAAGagttttatgttatttgtttACGACTTAGCCCATCGAGAAGTTCTTAATTACACTCATCAATAACAACGAGAATGAGTAGATACATCAACAAAGTATGATATTGTAGTAAACATTATCAGTTCCTAATACATTATGTCTGTACTAATTACGAGCATGCCTCACCTGAATTAACGCTGATGAGAATGTATGCGGTACAATCTGCACTCCGTACATTTGGTAATACATACGCTACAAATgggcaattaattaaatctaccGTATCTTCATATCGCTAAAACATAGATACGTGCATATTAAATGAGCAAAACGAATTAACTATTTAACCGCCGTCATAAATTGAACCGTATGTGAAATTGCGGCGCGAACCGTTTGAATATTTCAGACGAATTTACGGCAGAATTGACAAGAAACATGGGATGTCAGAATctgagttattatttaaatttctacacAAAAACATAATTCACATGAAAATTCCTTCAAACTGAtaagaattttgaataattcgaTAATCAAgtcaaaatgttaatgtttaaagtcataaataaaaacaaacaaccaTTCTTAACATCTAGCATCTTGTTTTCTAAACTAGTTACAGTGAAATAGGTGtcaatattcaaaatgtaaataggTCGCATATTTTTTGGGATAACCACGTATAATCttgtatgatttatttacacaaaataattgaaatttattataaaatgcttCAAAATAGACTCCCTTAATTCACGAATAACAATGTTTATCGGTCGTCTCCACCGTGCTGTTTAATGAACAACGATGCTCTAGGAAGACCTATTGAACAAATGAGACATCTCAAGCGAGATGAAATTATTAGGGTCTTTGTATTTCTGCGAAAAGGTCGATGGCAGAGGCACGTGGAAAACTTGCTTCGAACATTGATTGTGAAATCGGTGCAGAGAAATTGAATACTGCTCGTCAGAGATTGGCCACACCTCGGGAAGATTGACATTTGGTTCAGATGTCACTTCAAGAGCAAACAAGGACAGCTCGCCAGTTAGCTATGGCCACAGGGACACATTTCTCTACTCAAAGCGTACGTAACAGACTTCATGAAGCCCATTTACATTCAGGATGTGCAGCTGTTGTTCCTGAATTAAGAGTACACAATACACTAATGAACACATTAACTGGAACATGAACCAATGGAGCCAGGTTCTCTTGACAGATGAATTCTGGTTTGAAAGTTCAAACGTGGCTCGATAAAGAGTCTATAGACTAGAAGAATATAACTGTGACTGAGAGAAGAGCTTTTAGAGGAAGATCTGTAATGATATGGTGCGTCTTGGCGAACGGTTCCATGACGGCAGGTCGATACATTGACGATATTCTTTAACCTATCATGTTACCTTTCATAAATCAGTATGGACTAAGTTTCactttacaacaaaataatgcaAGATCATAAACTgccaaagttgttcaaaaattCTTTGAAGAGCATAATTTTGGGTTTATGGAGTGTCTAGCGAATAGTCCCGATATGAATTCCATCCATTTGGGACATTCTTGGGCGATGCATAAGAAATCTGGAACCAGCTAATAACCTTTAAGTATTAGTTCAACAGCTTCAGAGAGAATGTACTCCGAGATTTAATCCACCggttaatataatcaatatgagaaaaaaaatattttttaaatttaaatttaaggagaaactttagaaaaaaaatatttagattttctttattattgaaCTTGTATAACTACTAACgatttgaatgttgaaatttagCCAGTTGACAGCTTTTTTTTAGGGGGTGTCAACAAAGACAAATCCCCGAAACCCTTACGTGTATTTACGCGTCCCTCGGGACCGTGCAGGTGAGATGTTAGGACTTATGACTGGTGCCGTGGCGACATATTGAAAGattgcttttaataaaatccggTTCGATTGTTTCGCCGTCACCTGATCAATTTCGGCTCTGGTACGGACAGATGGAGAAAGTGACGAGATTATGCGACGACATTGACGCATCGGCGGCGGATTTTCGCCATGCCCCGGTAATCTATGCGTCGAAACGAGATTCACTCTCTGGCTGTGACTGTGACTGTTTCGGTTTTCGGTCGTCTGtttgtgtttataaattaatgcttCGAAATTAGTTTCTAAGCCAttaattaagtacattttGTTGCCACTATTGTTCACACTATCATTTTTAAGCATGAACATGAaatgatgaatttttttaatttttaaccaaaaaaataaaacaggaaACAGTTATTACACAGAAATgtttattgtgtatttattgAGATACTactcaataaaattgaattgtaaaaaaaaaattgatttcatcaactttaattaaaaaatgattgcaTTGTTAAAATGGTGCACTGTGTTACAACAGCTCGTAGTTGAatcaaataatagtaattaatttttgactatGAAATATCGTATTGAATTTCTCATTTATATTATCCATGACTCATATTGctactcaaaaatattaaattacaaaatatattacgtGTATTACTATGCATTAGctcctttatttaatattaattattaaataaaattgaacagattgctttgcatattttaaatgatatttcgCCATTTTTGGAACGTacgatattgaaaatttataacgtCACAACAATgttgttaaatttcaatttgcaGTTATCGATTGTCTAGATAAATGTTCGGTGCAACGTCatgcataatttataacaaaaccgAACCAACATCCTAAAcgcataaataaaacaaatcttttaatactttaattttatgcggCACCTTATGTTCTTGCCAATTTTCACAATCGGGATTAACGCTTGAATCCTTTTAAAACACATAAGttgtaaattgattttaacaaGTTCTGGAAGagttggaaattttaattaacatggaAATTTCTAAGctgataatttttactttatctcgattattatttagccaaatcacatttttaataactttttgtgatacaattttgtatatatttatttataattttagtaaaaattagtgTGTCTTAACATTTCGTACCCCAATTTATAAacggatatctttatttatgtggtttttatacaacattttatttcggacaggtttcataagtaaagcaactaaaccctatattcaatacaattggttttataatttatttctgtgtccgACATCATtacttaaagctaaaaatgcctaGAAGTGTCCATTCaacgatacaaattaaataacaaattgtagaaaagttccgaaatggtgaaaaacagagtaaaattgcagtagatttaaatttaaacaaatcgatcatttcaAGGACGATTACCAATTTTAAGAGAAGGAATACACTGGAAGGAGTTCCCAAAAGAGGTAGAAAATGCAAGACTAACAGGAACAGTTGTggacaggaaaataaaaacgCGACATTGTTTGCGACACTTTTATCAGCGCATCccatataaatcaaaaaataaacgaactcggtatgttggtgagtaccataaaacgaagactaaaaaGAGCTGGTTTCTATGGTAGAAAACTAACAAAGAAGGACTTCATTTCTGCAATCTATAAAGCAGCGAAACTACTATTTGTaagagaacatgtgaactggacagtgggcaatggaaaacaattttgttttccgatgaaatcggctccaattattcaaatctgatggtaTTTCATAGATGAgaggaccaattaatgaaaaatataatctcaAGTACACAAAACCCACTATAaagcatggtggaggagacgttatggtttggtatgtttttctgggtttggcatggccccactggttaagttagacaggataatggatcgttttatttatcgtgacattctcTAGAATCATATGTTTCCATATGATGAAGGTAACATCAGTTTAAGGTGAACCTTCCAGCACGACAACGATCCGAAACTTACATCCAAGTTTGTTAAAGAATAGTTCGCTTCTCAAAGAGTATGGGTCATgccttggccagcacaaaaccCAGACTTCAATCCAATGGATAACTTTtgagaaaaaattgattggaaAATTCCTGCAAGAAGACTGTCAAATATGAATGAACTCTatgaagaagttcaaaatcattcaaaagaaatatcgaaagattatattgaaaagctactaaaatcaatgaagaaaaagtgttaagttattaaaaataatgggtaTGCTACtacatactaaataaaataaggctAAATGTACATAAGGTTGTAGTATTTTAATGTTGCTCTAATTTTGAACCGTgagtatttttcaaatattaataaacacctaattaaacccactaatatacaattatattgctatattgtttttatcaaacttactgcataactgacaataatatggatatatAAACGTACACATGAGGAATAgtgtatacaatttttaacttttttaaattttaaattaaagcatGTACTGAATTTTGTAATAaggtaatataataatctaatttgTTACAGGGAAAATGTGAAagtccaaaaaaaaaatatgagaaaatgtCATTGAGGAAACAACCAAATGTAAGTAcgtacttttttttaaattaaaatgaaaagtattttttattataatactaatttatcaaaaagcTGTAAAAATGTATCGATTTCACTTTGTTCAgagaataacattatttttaaaattagtaatatttcatataaaaatgatagtCTTGACtagatgtaaattataaaaaatattaacaactaaaaaaataatttgttccaCACATATTGAAACATGACTTGAATCGGTATGGAAACATTTTTGTTCGCCTCTTCAACATGCTCGTCCCACTGAGCTTGAAAATAGTTTCCAGCTATCGGATTACCAAGACGGTACTTTTCACTGAACTTCTTCGCCGAAAACTTGAACCTGTTCGCGTAGGTTTTCGCATGACTTCTTCGTTCGTCGAATCCCATCTTTCCCTCTTGTTCGTAGACCAGAAACACGTATCTAAAAACAGACGAGTTCACTTACAGCTTTCTTTTTCGAGTAAAATTATACCTGTGCAATCCGGTATTTTTCGGCGGTCCGGATCCTCGGTATTCGACGATCACATCCGAATTCGGGGACCTGACATCGTTCCCGGGAATGTTTCCGACCATCCAGTGGTTGACCTGTCCGATAAACGGACGAGTTTTGGACGGCGCGTCCGGATCGATCATCAAAAGTAGGTAATATTTGCCCGGATCCGCGGACCACGTAACAGTCGGCTCGTTTTCCACTTGTGCGGGTTTCAATTCTGCCCCGCATTCGACCACGACGTTGTTTGGGTATGTTACCGATAAAAGGTCGGCGGGAACTGCATCTATGACGGTCGGGGTCAAGCCGGCCTGGTCCATGGTCACAactgcaatttttttaaatttgaaacgactaatttggaattaaaatactatagtAGGTATTACTATGTTGTTTCGATTGTCGaatgtaatttgaattattaatacaaataactataaaatgtacatttaatatacatagtatttttaatcacacaaaaaatatgtatttgtattaatctaaaattgttttaatattaaataattatttaattcttgaaACAacccttttaatatatttactcacatatattatattaatacaatattgacACAACTCTCCTaaacacatacacacacatacGTTTCATTTCTCGGTTAaacgaatattaatttatattcaactgTTGTTTATTTCACCTTGATTTTTAATGCTCTTTTACTGCGcatacttgtttttaaaatggtaaatattCAACTTGTAAAAAatcgattaaaaatgtataagaatatctttaacatttttgataacttgattatttattattattattattattaatatacatgttGTTGTACATATACATGATGTTACAAAAAACGTAAAagtttactaaaaacgtaaaaaactactaaaatctcaaaaattcattaaaaacgtgaGAAATTACTAATAACCAATAAAgttccatatgatcattttccatacgattaaaatccatacgatcatttttcatacgatgaaaatccgtacgatcaaaatccatatgatcattttccatacgattaaaatccatacgatcattttccatacgattaaaatatatacgatCAAAATTCATATGGTTAAAATCCATAATTTACAACTTAatggaattatattttttactaatactaatttcctgaaaaatcattagaaaaagtaaaaattcccaaaaaattactagaaACGTAAGAAACAACTAAaagacataatcattttattaaaagaacaattctttttaatttaaattaattttatgattaaccaGCTGTACCTGCGACTTCGTCCGGGAGGGGACCGACGAGACGGCCTAGTAGTGACATGCGCGTGAGCTGCGcgtggtactggacagtacttAGACTttgcaacattactttatttttctaaaataaatgaatttttctaaaataaaagtagcctaagttactccttattacatcagctGCCTTAGTcggaacaaacagacagacaaaaattgtgaaaaatgttattttggtatATGTACCGtgtttatattcatatgcatgtagtaaaaaacggttatttaaatattacaaacaaacactccaattttatttatatgtatagattttgttttttaataattaaaatatttttaaaattttttggatgAAAAAAACCGATGTTTGCTGTttgatatcaaaaatattaattattttagttcttaattttattttatagatatagtGTACAGAGTGATCacctaatttattcattagaaatttatgtagaacgtaaaaagttatgatttgaaatttttataaaaagtagaacacgaattgaattattgttctaatttatgttgaacaaaatttcattttcgttAATTGTTTAGAATAGCGGctccaccattttttttttgtctattaaaaattgaaaaaatatttttttcattttttttttcaaaataatctacattaaacaatatattttgattgagtaaaacaattaaatttgcactttttacttgaaattttcattaaattttttttatactaattgcctatatttttttaaagttcatcaaaacaagcattttttcaaaaaaagtgTCGATAACGtaatctttcaatttttttatgaattattggaaatttaacaatttttatatcataaaaagtCACAATGTTCTTAATTTTAGGCGTGATAAACATTTGTACAATACTGATTTTTGAGGTCTttcgaaaattttatgaattttcaactaaaattccaaaaatatttgatataaacagaaaaaaaaaactagcaccaatgaatatttagtttgattaaattcagttgatattaaatataactttatctGTTGATAgcgaaaatgtttattacgGAATATTAAGAACATGAgtttcttttcaattaaaattttttgtaaattattgaaaattaataatagatttatagattaaaaaaacgtgaaaaatcataaaaaatatataaatatttttttattaaattttcgaaaattcatattttttttttaaattctatttttgttgaaatttttgaaaaaaaaaatacgttaGGTTAGTTTAAGTTtctatttcttattattattttattttttgaaaatatacagtacaaaaaatttcaagtaaaaatctgtttatttaaaataaattttttcctaagaaattttaatttttttctattgacCAAGACAAGttgttcatttaataaaaattgttaaattagcaaaaattcataataaatttaaaaaatatgttaaaatatactcTTGCTGTgaagaaagaagaaaaaaattgtcgaaagtcgaaatcagttttattaaatgtttttagaaattttcagtattttttatgttatattctaTCCAAATAGTAAAATGTTTCttgataattttcttataaaaatatatgcgaaaaaaatattaatgataaaatataattaatataaataaaattttcttataaaaattacattttaatgttttgaaataatgtaattcaattgttggtatttttttaaatatatttttttaaaaacatgtatctatattagattaataattCTGTACATTCTTCGTTATGTTTTTTCCGACATATGATATTATTGATGGCCGCTCTCAATCATGAAATTGTGCCGAATCCGATAGGACCTTTTTGTCGATTAATTTCCCATATTCAGCCtttgttactttttattgGGCAGCAAAAAACGTAATTGCCAAAATGAGCCGATATTGGATTTCGGGCGCCGAATCTAAATCACTGTCACACTTTGATCTATTGACAGTGTTCACGCTCAAAATATTCTACACTATAACATAATTagcataaatcaaataaataatgtaagcACAATGTAGCCGTATCGATTGCGCGAACCGTTTTTACAGGCAATCAAAAAACGGAACGCCCAGTTATTTTGCGCTCTGCCAAGAATTTGCAAAGAAACAGCCTCGTAAAAAGCATTGGAAAATAAAACCGTTTCTCCCGCATCCCCGACGTGTTTTGTCTCGTTCGCTGATGCACGGGGGTTGGTTTCGTGTACGACCTGCATTCTGTATCCCGCCACGGCGGACTGcatgtttttacatttatttgcgTTTAATCGAAGCAAATGTATTCGGGATGTGCCCGTTTTAAAACTCTGGACGCCGAAACGTGTAACTCAATCAAATGCTAACACGAAATTTGCAACCATGTTCATTGTGCAAATAAAACGACGCCGACAAAAGGCAGTTTTGTATACAAGCCGATACGgttcagttttgttaaaacgttGTTTAACAAGCTActgatgttaataaattaaacggcGAATTTAATTTCGGAAATGAACTGATTTTTTCCGTTCCAATTAACGTTCACGGGCcaggcaattatttttattgagaacGACTAAGCTgaagtttaattgaaaatgtgaGAAACATGAAACATCGTTTATCGCATATCGAACACATCGCGCGCAACGGAAGCGACGAGAACAAACGTTCGGCCGTAACACACaactaaacattattaaagtcTCATCAGATAGTACAAAGATAGGAAATGACTTGATTCAATCCATTAACGAAATGGATCTTGATAGCGCCGATTCGCGGAATGGAGTCAGACCAACCGGCAACTACATCACAAAGTCCGTCCGTTGTTTTGCTCACTTTCGTCCCGTGCACATTTCAAAAACGGCGGCGGATTTTTCGCCGCGATATGAAGTGCCGGAACAAATAAAGGAGTAAATTCGGTCGcgcataaattaaatctatttagcCCCCTCTCCAACCCGTCTCTCGCTCGATtcgcatttattaaaaaggatTCGGATTAATGCGGTGCGCCCTGGTCCCGCGAAATTGAG
Encoded here:
- the LOC109599690 gene encoding cytochrome P450 4c21, which translates into the protein MLPIIVALVIVATFALDFFWNWAHRKQYKAFYSTPTPMFYLPIIGNLMYFNGSILEALNMICERYGKSTLVYLPRRVYVTSKPEEIKVILNSPFSLDKLNEYGLLKELQGDKTLFRSQVHTWKKIRKILSKLFVPMNINNSTSTFYEYTTRLLDKFRTPDYKNKVEAIFEELSFDVFCKSMLGLEVKGDDKPEFLSALSEVQKIAVDRFGSLLHANDYTFKFFPAAKRAKELQQLCYSNVTKLTNEALALEPEKQGNLPLLDNLKLIPNVEDNYTHKHIEDEVLSFIFAVTATTSFTTAYTLCLLAIHPKYQETVYEEVLDIIGKTKEIEPDHVRNLNYLEMCISESQRLLPIAPMVGRETTGDIDLGDKIIPAQTGISISIINLHRDPDTYPDPLVYNPERFLPEEIAKRHQYSFIPFSGGPRNCIGNKYAMVLMKVTIANIIRNFKVTTKYKSINDIKFNSSMTMTPIEPLDFTFTPRT
- the LOC109599699 gene encoding protein D2, which codes for MDQAGLTPTVIDAVPADLLSVTYPNNVVVECGAELKPAQVENEPTVTWSADPGKYYLLLMIDPDAPSKTRPFIGQVNHWMVGNIPGNDVRSPNSDVIVEYRGSGPPKNTGLHRYVFLVYEQEGKMGFDERRSHAKTYANRFKFSAKKFSEKYRLGNPIAGNYFQAQWDEHVEEANKNVSIPIQVMFQYVWNKLFF